One segment of Anopheles stephensi strain Indian chromosome 3, UCI_ANSTEP_V1.0, whole genome shotgun sequence DNA contains the following:
- the LOC118513948 gene encoding uncharacterized protein LOC118513948 isoform X1, translating to MHRLIVLLLLLALQIARHRAAGNVLFRQFLITAVERNCIVPLKPDWSYSSPLIFTQNGVLVSPENDSPELEEITLATGDEVVLSCSPNYFREFSSEKVLWARCKKDKTFVVNGMDKNFVSALACKERPIEEIIVSVRGCPPTLRSIEYGFTNPVTNKSYILGEACYDVKLGRTHFIHTKVKSGTNSIEQLALKVKDNVTYFHGYHPTQRYKVDLSKALNINDQAERFRPVFGVKNAPKIESRRYINEALLTHRQYLSVLKMAWNYQIVKDREQLLNLDRLLHDIRTLDDVSEVEIYTGAHGVMTLQDKHNQSAEVYLVRENRFPVPKLHWTVVRSQDRAVAFAIFGKSPQTEQELERRSFCTSVCEQISWLKKLHENDAWQDARAGYVLCCELEDFRRTVKEMPPVVGVKSMLV from the exons ATGCACAGGCTGatagtgttgctgctgttgctggcacTGCAAATAGCGCGCCACCGTGCGGCCGGAAATG TTCTATTCCGACAATTTCTCATTACAGCGGTGGAACGGAACTGCATTGTACCGCTAAAGCCGGACTGGTCCTACTCATCGCCACTAATATTCACCCAGAACGGTGTGCTGGTCTCGCCCGAAAATGATAGCCCGGAGCTGGAGGAGATCACGCTCGCCACCGGTGATGAGGTGGTGTTGTCCTGCTCGCCCAACTACTTCCGGGAGTTTTCCTCCGAAAAGGTGCTGTGGGCGCGGTGCAAGAAGGACAAAACATTTG TGGTGAACGGTATGGACAAGAACTTCGTCTCAGCCTTAGCTTGTAAGGAACGTCCGATCGAAGAGATCATTGTATCGGTGCGTGGCTGTCCACCAACGTTGCGCTCGATCGAGTACGGCTTCACCAATCCCGTCACCAACAAATCGTACATCCTCGGCGAAGCCTGCTACGACGTGAAGCTCGGCCGGACCCACTTCATCCACACCAAAGTAAAGTCCGGCACGAACAGCATCGAACAGCTGGCACTCAAAGTAAAGGACAACGTGACTTACTTCCACGGCTACCATCCGACGCAACGGTACAAGGTAGACCTCAGCAAAGCGCTCAACATCAACGACCAGGCGGAACGGTTCCGGCCCGTGTTTGGTGTGAAGAATGCGCCGAAAATCGAGTCCCGCCGGTACATCAACGAAGCACTGCTTACCCACCGACAGTATCTCTCAGTATTAAAGATGGCCTGGAACTATCAGATCGTCAAGGATCGCGAACAGCTGCTTAACCTCGACCGGCTCCTGCACGACATCCGGACGCTGGACGATGTGTCCGAGGTGGAGATCTACACCGGCGCGCACGGTGTTATGACGCTGCAGGACAAGCACAATCAGAGCGCGGAGGTGTACCTGGTGCGCGAGAACCGATTCCCGGTGCCGAAGCTACACTGGACGGTGGTACGCTCGCAGGACCGAGCCGTTGCGTTTGCCATCTTCGGCAAATCGCCACAGACCGAGCAGGAGCTCGAGCGGAGAAGCTTCTGCACGAGCGTGTGCGAGCAGATCTCATGGTTGAAGAAGCTGCACGAAAACGACGCGTGGCAGGATGCGAGGGCCGGGTACGTACTTTGCTGTGAGCTGGAGGATTTCCGTCGTACGGTCAAGGAGATGCCACCGGTCGTTGGTGTTAAGTCGATGCTCGTATAA
- the LOC118513948 gene encoding uncharacterized protein LOC118513948 isoform X2 — translation MHRLIVLLLLLALQIARHRAAGNAVERNCIVPLKPDWSYSSPLIFTQNGVLVSPENDSPELEEITLATGDEVVLSCSPNYFREFSSEKVLWARCKKDKTFVVNGMDKNFVSALACKERPIEEIIVSVRGCPPTLRSIEYGFTNPVTNKSYILGEACYDVKLGRTHFIHTKVKSGTNSIEQLALKVKDNVTYFHGYHPTQRYKVDLSKALNINDQAERFRPVFGVKNAPKIESRRYINEALLTHRQYLSVLKMAWNYQIVKDREQLLNLDRLLHDIRTLDDVSEVEIYTGAHGVMTLQDKHNQSAEVYLVRENRFPVPKLHWTVVRSQDRAVAFAIFGKSPQTEQELERRSFCTSVCEQISWLKKLHENDAWQDARAGYVLCCELEDFRRTVKEMPPVVGVKSMLV, via the exons ATGCACAGGCTGatagtgttgctgctgttgctggcacTGCAAATAGCGCGCCACCGTGCGGCCGGAAATG CGGTGGAACGGAACTGCATTGTACCGCTAAAGCCGGACTGGTCCTACTCATCGCCACTAATATTCACCCAGAACGGTGTGCTGGTCTCGCCCGAAAATGATAGCCCGGAGCTGGAGGAGATCACGCTCGCCACCGGTGATGAGGTGGTGTTGTCCTGCTCGCCCAACTACTTCCGGGAGTTTTCCTCCGAAAAGGTGCTGTGGGCGCGGTGCAAGAAGGACAAAACATTTG TGGTGAACGGTATGGACAAGAACTTCGTCTCAGCCTTAGCTTGTAAGGAACGTCCGATCGAAGAGATCATTGTATCGGTGCGTGGCTGTCCACCAACGTTGCGCTCGATCGAGTACGGCTTCACCAATCCCGTCACCAACAAATCGTACATCCTCGGCGAAGCCTGCTACGACGTGAAGCTCGGCCGGACCCACTTCATCCACACCAAAGTAAAGTCCGGCACGAACAGCATCGAACAGCTGGCACTCAAAGTAAAGGACAACGTGACTTACTTCCACGGCTACCATCCGACGCAACGGTACAAGGTAGACCTCAGCAAAGCGCTCAACATCAACGACCAGGCGGAACGGTTCCGGCCCGTGTTTGGTGTGAAGAATGCGCCGAAAATCGAGTCCCGCCGGTACATCAACGAAGCACTGCTTACCCACCGACAGTATCTCTCAGTATTAAAGATGGCCTGGAACTATCAGATCGTCAAGGATCGCGAACAGCTGCTTAACCTCGACCGGCTCCTGCACGACATCCGGACGCTGGACGATGTGTCCGAGGTGGAGATCTACACCGGCGCGCACGGTGTTATGACGCTGCAGGACAAGCACAATCAGAGCGCGGAGGTGTACCTGGTGCGCGAGAACCGATTCCCGGTGCCGAAGCTACACTGGACGGTGGTACGCTCGCAGGACCGAGCCGTTGCGTTTGCCATCTTCGGCAAATCGCCACAGACCGAGCAGGAGCTCGAGCGGAGAAGCTTCTGCACGAGCGTGTGCGAGCAGATCTCATGGTTGAAGAAGCTGCACGAAAACGACGCGTGGCAGGATGCGAGGGCCGGGTACGTACTTTGCTGTGAGCTGGAGGATTTCCGTCGTACGGTCAAGGAGATGCCACCGGTCGTTGGTGTTAAGTCGATGCTCGTATAA
- the LOC118513934 gene encoding uncharacterized protein LOC118513934, which translates to MRRNRVLPSCCAVLLIVAVLAEATAAAAHGHGSVETLLAHDITANIEAPRDDFNNDLARNFHSPRLEYNEWLPVGRGDPLKNDPTYDYSPPVLDRVRYWSDGAKDKTSGNDILLLGVPSKKSVGINKEWNSVPVRRNYYSSGHQHHAIASPNQLPHTVLMPPPLNNFLGGTESVGFWGGSASASQQRVDTPPGDGFKYRPASSYPGQFSGGKHPDPPITQPITAQFHHHHQPQLQSGSGFNRPQQQPYVTTIRLTTPAGDTVKRPLLKTILQNEHSYPFTKTAMTSTVTEYTSGGFYDAQNINAMAQTIFHPPQTTEYLQPQPLQQQSTKTAPKLSKVIHHTQHFTSAGPFVTPVSTHLPTTTTTTTTRSPMTTSTMSPMITTQPTPPAMTTDSIFSHYKQPATPERWSPYLIIEGHSKVKTYGLNTNDTLMQLPRMVPVTSTKDPIVRHVVNRDPNTGAELSVTHIATKRPPVYEVHTQAAPRPAKTQGESSNQQRQPDDSAVNTLLTLLDEASFDGMLQEAGPVDENALDGSATTSTSKDSKTRRNVRVTRQIYRLNQP; encoded by the exons ATGCGCCGCAACAGAGTGTTGCCCagctgctgtgctgtgctgctgattgttgctgttttggcggaagcgactgctgctgctgctcacggGCATGGTAGCGTGGAAACGCTGCTAGCACACGACATTACCGCGAACATCGAAGCACCAAGGGATGATTTCAATAATG ATTTAGCTCGCAACTTTCACTCGCCACGGTTGGAATACAACGAATGGTTGCCGGTAGGGCGAGGTGATCCACTCAAGAACGATCCAACGTACGACTACAGTCCACCGGTGCTGGACCGTGTGCGCTACTGGTCCGATGGCGCCAAGGACAAAACATCCGGCAACGATATCCTGCTGCTGGGCGTCCCCTCAAAGAAATCCGTCGGCATCAACAAGGAATGGAACAGTGTCCCGGTGCGCCGGAATTACTACTCATCGGGCCATCAGCACCATGCGATTGCAAGTCCCAATCAGCTTCCGCACACAGTACTGATGCCGCCACCACTGAACAACTTCCTTGGTGGTACGGAAAGTGTTGGGTTCTGGGGTGGTTCGGCATCTGCCTCTCAGCAGCGTGTGGACACACCACCGGGAGATGGTTTCAAGTATCGTCCTGCAAGCTCCTACCCTGGACAATTCTCTG GTGGCAAACATCCGGATCCGCCAATCACTCAACCCATCACGGCacaatttcatcatcatcatcagccccAACTACAGAGTGGCAGTGGATTTAACcgtccacaacaacaaccgtaCGTCACCACGATTCGCCTGACGACTCCTGCCGGTGACACCGTGAAGCGACCATTGCTCAAGACAATCCTCCAAAATGAACATTCCTATCCGTTCACCAAGACCGCCATGACCAGCACCGTGACTGAGTACACTTCCGGTGGCTTTTACGATGCACAGAACATTAACGCGATGGCCCAGACGATCTTCCATCCGCCGCAAACCACCGAATACCTTCAACCGCAACCACTGCAGCAACAATCGACTAAAACGGCTCCAAAGTTAAGCAAAGTTATCCACCACACCCAGCACTTTACATCGGCCGGTCCTTTCGTGACGCCGGTCAGCACTCACCTGcccacaacgacgacgacgacgaccacccGAAGCCCGATGACTACCAGCACGATGAGCCCCATGATAACGACCCAGCCAACACCGCCGGCCATGACGACCGATTCGATCTTCTCGCACTACAAGCAACCGGCCACTCCGGAACGTTGGTCCCCGTATCTCATCATCGAGGGTCACTCAAAGGTGAAAACGTACGGGCTTAACACAAACGATACGCTCATGCAGCTGCCCCGGATGGTCCCGGTCACCAGCACGAAAGATCCGATCGTACGGCATGTGGTGAATCGTGATCCGAACACCGGCGCCGAGCTAAGTGTAACGCACATCGCCACCAAACGTCCGCCAGTGTACGAGGTTCACACGCAAGCCGCTCCTCGGCCTGCCAAAACACAAGGCGAGTCCTCAAATCAACAGCGCCAGCCAGATGATTCGGCCGTCAACACGCTGCTCACGCTACTCGACGAAGCTTCCTTCGATGGAATGCTACAGGAGGCAGGACCAGTTGATGAGAACGCCCTCGACGGATCGGCGACCACTTCCACCAGCAAGGACAGTAAAACGCGTCGGAATGTGCGCGTCACTAGACAGATTTACCGGCTCAACCAACCGTGA
- the LOC118513940 gene encoding F-box-like/WD repeat-containing protein TBL1X, with protein sequence MSFSSDEVNFLVYRYLQESGFSHSAYTFGIESHISQSNINGALVPPAALLSILQKGLQYTEAEISIGEDGTEQRLGESLSLIDAVMPEVVANRQNMQNQQKQATKTEPPETNGTTEEPAAPPPTTTTTASTTPAPVETMEVDQSIEIPASKATVLRGHESEVFICAWNPSTDLLASGSGDSTARIWDMSDNPANPNQLVLRHCIQKGGTEVPSNKDVTSLDWNCDGTLLATGSYDGYARIWRTDGLLASTLGQHKGPIFALKWNKRGNYILSAGVDKTTIIWDAATGQCTQQFSFHSAPALDVDWQSNQSFASCSTDQCIHVCKLGVDKPIKSFQGHTNEVNAIKWDPQGQLLASCSDDMTLKIWSMKQDTCVHDLQAHSKEIYTIKWSPTGTGTQNPNMNLILASASFDSTVRLWDVERGVCIHTLTKHTEPVYSVAFSPDGKFLASGSFDKCVHIWSTQSGQLVHSYKGTGGIFEVCWNSRGSKVGASASDGSVFVLDLRKL encoded by the exons ATGAGTTTCTCGAGCGATGAAGTAAACTTCCTAGTTTACCGCTATTTGCAGGAGTCTG GTTTTTCCCATTCCGCGTACACATTCGGCATCGAATCGCACATCTCACAGAGCAACATCAATGGGGCGCTGGTACCGCCGGCCGCCCTGCTCAGCATACTGCAGAAAGGGTTGCAATATACGGAGGCCGAAATCAGTATTGGTGAGGATGGGACCGAGCAGCGGTTGGGCGAGAGTTTGAGTCTGATCGACGCCGTAATGCCCGAGGTGGTAGCGAACAGGCAGAATATGCAGAATCAGCAgaagcaagcaacaaaaacggaaCCACCGGAGACGAACGGAACGACGGAGGAACCGgctgcaccaccaccgacgacgacgactaccGCTTCAACAACACCGGCTCCGGTGGAAACGATGGAAGTGGATCAGAGCATTGAAATACCCGCTTCGAAGGCGACGGTGCTTCGCGGACACGAGAGTGAGGTGTTTATCTGTGCTTGGAACCCGAGTACGGATCTGCTGGCCAGTGGATCGGGCGACAGTACGGCTCGCATTTGGGACATGTCCGACAATCCGGCCAACCCGAATCAGCTCGTGCTGCGTCACTGCATCCAGAAGGGCGGCACCGAGGTACCGAGCAATAAGGACGTTACGTCACTCGACTGGAACTGCGACGGTACACTGCTGGCCACGGGGTCGTACGATGGTTATGCTCGCATTTGGCGTACGGATGGTTTGCTGGCAAGCACACTGGGTCAGCACAAGGGACCGATTTTCGCACTGAAGTGGAACAAACGGGGCAACTACATCCTTTCGGCCGGTGTGGACAAGACGACGATCATCTGGGATGCAGCCACCGGTCAGTGTACGCAGCAGTTTAGCTTCCACTCGGCGCCGGCGCTGGATGTGGACTGGCAGTCGAATCAATCGTTTGCCAGCTGCAGCACGGATCAGTGCATTCACGTGTGCAAGCTCGGGGTGGACAAACCCATCAAATCGTTCCAGGGACATACG AATGAGGTGAATGCAATCAAATGGGATCCTCAGGGACAGCTGTTGGCTTCCTGTTCGGATGACATGACGCTGAAGATTTGGTCGATGAAGCAGGACACTTGCGTGCATGATCTACAG GCTCACTCGAAAGAGATCTACACCATTAAGTGGTCGCCAACCGGTACCGGAACGCAGAACCCGAACATGAACCTTATTCTGGCCAGCGCTTCCTTCGATTCCACCGTTCGCCTATGGGACGTCGAGCGAGGCGTGTGCATTCACACGCTCACAAAGCACACCGAACCGGTGTATTCGGTAGCATTTAGCCCCGACGGCAAGTTCCTTGCTTCCGGTAGCTTCGACAAGTGTGTCCACATCTGGAGCACCCAGAGCGGACAGCTGGTGCACAGCTACAAGGGTACGGGCGGCATATTTGAGGTGTGCTGGAACTCGCGCGGCAGCAAGGTCGGCGCCAGCGCCAGTGACggcagtgtgtttgtgctggATCTTCGGAAGTTATGA
- the LOC118513979 gene encoding 60S acidic ribosomal protein P1 has translation MALNKAELACVYSALILVDDDVAVTDEKIATILKSANVEIEPYWPGLFAKALEGIDVKSLITSIGSGVGSGGGAAPAAAAAGAGAAPAAAEKKEEKKEEEPEESDDDLGFGLFG, from the exons ATGGCTCTTAACAAAGCTGAATTAGCCTGTGTTTACTCGGCACTGATtctggttgatgatgatgttgccgTGACG GACGAGAAGATTGCGACTATCCTGAAGTCCGCCAACGTTGAAATCGAGCCGTACTGGCCCGGTCTGTTCGCCAAGGCCCTGGAAGGCATCGATGTCAAGAGCCTGATCACTAGCATCGGCTCCGGTGTCGGTtcgggtggtggtgctgccccggctgctgctgctgccggtgccggtgctgcCCCAGCTGCCGCCGAAAAGAaggaggagaagaaggaagagGAGCCAGAGGAATCCGATGATGATTTGGGATTCG GTCTCTTCGGTTAG
- the LOC118513959 gene encoding ribonuclease H2 subunit A, with translation MDKKVKQEIKTEETETKQLTINSLESLGPYILEQDNAKNFVYVSDVPQLCKDEPCMLGVDEAGRGPVLGPMVYGIAFCPLSKKDVLKQLGFADSKQLTEEKRDQIFDEMNRKDYAVESLGWAVEAISPNVISMSMLRRTKHSLNEVSMDSAIGLINAAIEAGVNIAEVYVDTVGPPEKYQAKLKAIFPKFKITVAKKADSTYPIVSAASIAAKVTRDHALKVWKFRERPNEEVNSFGSGYPGDPTTKQFLGEIDLVFGFPRLVRFSWSTASNALEKKAYDMEFEEEPDEKATQKATYGSEKLSKYFSASKNENRKRHEYFRDRCLEHVSEI, from the exons ATGGATAAGAAAGTAAAGCAAGAGATCAAGACTgaagaaacggaaacgaaacaGCTCACCATAAACAGTTTGGAAAGTCTCGGGCCGTACATTTTGGAGCAGGATAATGCGAAAAACTTCGTCTACGTTTCCGATGTGCCGCAGCTCTGCAAGGATGAGCCCTGTATGCTTGGGGTGGATGAAGCTGGCCGTGGACCAGTGCTCG GTCCAATGGTGTACGGCATTGCGTTCTGTCCTCTGTCGAAAAAGGACGTCCTGAAGCAGCTTGGCTTTGCCGATTCCAAGCAGCTTACGGAGGAGAAGCGTGATCAAATATTCGATGAAATGAACCGGAAAGACTATGCGGTGGAATCGCTTGGTTGGGCCGTTGAAGCCATTTCACCCAACGTGATCTCGATGAGTATGCTCAGGAGAACGAAACATTCGCTCAACGAAGTGTCCATGGATTCGGCGATTGGGCTGATCAACGCTGCGATCGAGGCCGGTGTGAACATTGCCGAGGTGTACGTAGACACCGTGGGTCCGCCGGAAAAGTATCAAGCCAAGCTGAAAGCCATCTTTCCCAAGTTTAAAATAACAGTCGCTAAGAAAGCCGACAGCACGTACCCGATCGTATCGGCGGCCAGTATTGCTGCGAAAGTAACGCGTGACCATGCGCTGAAGGTGTGGAAATTCCGTGAACGACCAAATGAGGAGGTAAACTCTTTCGGCAGCGGATATCCGGGTGATCCGACGACGAAACAGTTTTTGGGTGAAATTGATCTCGTGTTTGGATTTCCACGGTTGGTCCGATTCAGCTGGTCGACGGCGAGCAATGCGctcgaaaagaaggcctacgATATGGAGTTCGaggaagagccggacgagaAGGCTACGCAAAAGGCTACGTATGGCAGTGAGAAGCTGTCGAAGTATTTTTCGGCatccaaaaacgaaaaccggAAGCGACACGAGTACTTTCGGGACCGATGCTTGGAGCATGTGTCTGAGATTTAG